From a single Paraburkholderia sp. D15 genomic region:
- a CDS encoding ABC transporter substrate-binding protein: MNRTALVRLLSISAAAGVAAGASNVASAASLDALIAAAKQEGQLTVIALPHDWCNYGQLVAGFQKKYGIKINELNPDAGSGDEVEAIKANKGNKGPQAPDVIDVGLSFGPTAKAEGLLQPYKVATWNSIPKESKDPDGYWYGDYYGVLSFEVNADMIDKAPADWSDLLKPDYKNAVSLAGDPRTANQAIQAVFAAGLSQSKGDAGKAGAAGLKYFADLNKNGNFVPVIGKAASLAQGTTPIVVRWDYNALADRDTLKGNPKVQVVIPKTGVVAGVYVQAISAYAPHPNAAKLWMEYLYSDEGQIGWLAGYCHPMRYNELVAGKKVPQALLDKLPPPSSYKNVVFPTLSQQDAYKDTITKQWDQAVGANVK, translated from the coding sequence ATGAACCGCACCGCGTTAGTCCGCTTACTTTCCATTTCGGCAGCGGCGGGCGTCGCCGCCGGCGCCAGCAATGTGGCGTCGGCCGCATCGCTCGATGCGCTGATCGCCGCCGCCAAACAGGAAGGCCAGCTCACCGTGATCGCCCTGCCGCATGACTGGTGCAACTACGGCCAGCTGGTGGCCGGCTTCCAGAAGAAGTACGGCATCAAGATCAACGAACTGAATCCAGATGCAGGTTCGGGCGACGAAGTCGAAGCGATCAAGGCGAACAAGGGCAACAAGGGTCCGCAGGCACCGGACGTGATCGACGTCGGTCTGTCGTTCGGTCCGACCGCGAAGGCCGAAGGCCTGCTGCAACCGTACAAGGTCGCGACGTGGAACTCGATCCCGAAGGAATCGAAGGATCCGGACGGTTACTGGTACGGCGACTACTACGGCGTGCTGTCGTTCGAAGTGAACGCCGACATGATCGACAAGGCACCGGCCGACTGGAGCGATCTGCTCAAGCCTGACTACAAGAACGCGGTGTCGCTCGCGGGCGATCCGCGCACGGCCAACCAGGCGATCCAGGCGGTGTTCGCCGCCGGTCTGTCGCAAAGCAAGGGCGATGCGGGCAAGGCCGGCGCGGCAGGTCTGAAGTATTTCGCCGATCTGAACAAGAACGGCAACTTCGTGCCGGTGATCGGCAAGGCCGCATCGCTCGCGCAAGGCACCACGCCGATCGTCGTGCGCTGGGACTACAACGCGCTCGCCGATCGCGACACGCTGAAGGGCAACCCGAAGGTGCAGGTGGTGATTCCGAAGACGGGCGTGGTCGCCGGTGTGTACGTGCAGGCGATCAGCGCCTACGCGCCGCATCCGAACGCCGCCAAGCTGTGGATGGAATACCTGTACTCGGACGAAGGCCAGATCGGCTGGCTCGCCGGCTATTGCCACCCGATGCGCTACAACGAACTGGTGGCCGGCAAGAAGGTGCCGCAAGCGCTGCTCGACAAGCTGCCGCCGCCGTCGTCGTACAAGAACGTGGTGTTCCCGACGCTGTCCCAGCAGGACGCCTATAAAGACACCATCACGAAGCAGTGGGACCAGGCGGTCGGCGCGAACGTCAAGTAA
- a CDS encoding ABC transporter ATP-binding protein, giving the protein MAFLEIENLHKSFGANTALHHFDMKIERGEFITFLGPSGCGKTTVLRMIAGFETPTRGVIRLDNKDVTHLRTRQRKVGMVFQSYALFPNMTVAENIGFGLKITHRPQAEIDKRVDEMLQLIKLPHLGQRYPWQLSGGQQQRVALARALAGKPQVLLLDEPLSALDAKIRISLRQDIRALQRELGITSIFVTHDQEEALSISDRIVVMNEGRVEQIGTPSEIYNYPRTRFVASFVGTLNILAGHVVDPATGRMAVDGQELTTTQTLPSADAGKQRLLALRPEAIVLEPAAPGRNTLNATVEEVNFLGAVVRIRTRVKDAVISLDVFNDPNRGLPERGQPVSLGFSHDNLLVLEEGAV; this is encoded by the coding sequence ATGGCATTCCTTGAGATCGAAAATCTGCACAAGTCCTTCGGGGCGAACACGGCGTTGCATCACTTCGACATGAAGATCGAGCGCGGCGAATTCATCACCTTCCTTGGACCGTCCGGCTGCGGCAAGACCACGGTGCTGCGGATGATCGCCGGTTTCGAAACGCCGACGCGCGGCGTCATCCGTCTCGACAACAAGGACGTCACGCATCTGCGCACGCGGCAGCGCAAGGTCGGCATGGTGTTCCAGTCGTACGCGCTGTTTCCGAACATGACGGTGGCCGAGAACATCGGCTTCGGACTGAAGATCACGCACCGGCCGCAAGCGGAGATCGACAAGCGCGTCGACGAAATGCTGCAGCTGATCAAGTTGCCGCATCTCGGGCAACGCTACCCGTGGCAACTGTCGGGCGGCCAGCAGCAACGCGTCGCGTTGGCGCGCGCGCTGGCCGGCAAGCCGCAGGTGCTGCTGCTCGACGAGCCGTTGTCCGCGCTCGACGCGAAGATCCGCATCTCGCTGCGTCAGGATATCCGCGCGTTGCAGCGCGAACTCGGCATCACGTCGATCTTCGTCACGCACGATCAGGAAGAAGCGCTGTCCATTTCCGATCGCATCGTGGTGATGAACGAAGGGCGCGTCGAGCAGATCGGCACGCCGTCGGAGATCTACAACTATCCGCGCACGCGTTTCGTCGCGTCGTTCGTGGGCACGCTGAATATTCTGGCGGGGCACGTGGTCGATCCGGCCACCGGCAGGATGGCCGTCGACGGTCAGGAGTTGACCACCACGCAAACACTCCCTTCCGCCGACGCGGGCAAGCAGCGTCTGCTCGCGCTGCGTCCCGAGGCAATCGTGCTGGAACCAGCCGCGCCAGGCCGCAACACGCTGAATGCGACGGTCGAGGAGGTGAATTTCCTCGGCGCGGTGGTGCGCATCAGAACGCGCGTGAAAGACGCGGTGATCTCGCTCGACGTGTTCAACGACCCGAACCGTGGTTTGCCGGAAAGGGGCCAGCCGGTCTCGCTCGGTTTCTCGCACGACAATCTGCTGGTGCTGGAAGAAGGCGCGGTCTGA
- the ugpQ gene encoding glycerophosphodiester phosphodiesterase, translating to MANGMDGMESVVADWPYPRLVAHRCGGTLAPENTLAGFDACVRYGYRMVEFDAKLSADNELFLMHDDTLERTTNGHGAAADYSWARLSTLDAGAWYAPQFAGTRLPTLADAAQRCARDGIAANIEIKPCPGRDAITGALVASGAAARWRGQTPPLLSSFSYEALAAARDTEPTLQRGMLFEEVPSDWLRIVRELGCVSLHASHRYLSEPLVAEIRAAGLRVLAYTVNDPARAQLLAQWGVDMICTDRIDTLHHDMFAAPANPR from the coding sequence GTGGCAAACGGAATGGATGGAATGGAAAGCGTGGTCGCGGACTGGCCGTATCCTCGGCTGGTCGCGCATCGCTGCGGCGGCACGCTGGCGCCGGAAAACACGCTGGCCGGCTTCGACGCCTGCGTGCGTTACGGCTACCGCATGGTCGAATTCGACGCCAAGCTTTCCGCCGATAACGAATTGTTTCTGATGCACGACGACACGCTCGAGCGCACCACGAACGGTCACGGCGCCGCCGCCGACTACTCGTGGGCACGCTTGAGCACGCTCGACGCCGGCGCATGGTACGCCCCGCAATTCGCCGGCACGAGGCTGCCGACGCTCGCCGATGCGGCACAGCGTTGCGCACGCGACGGCATCGCCGCGAACATCGAGATCAAGCCGTGCCCGGGGCGCGACGCGATCACCGGTGCACTGGTGGCAAGCGGCGCGGCCGCGCGTTGGCGAGGACAAACGCCGCCGCTGCTGTCGTCGTTTTCGTACGAAGCCCTCGCGGCGGCACGCGACACCGAACCCACGCTGCAACGCGGCATGCTGTTCGAGGAAGTGCCGTCGGACTGGCTGCGGATCGTGCGCGAACTAGGCTGCGTGTCGCTGCATGCGAGCCACCGTTATCTGAGCGAACCGCTGGTCGCGGAGATCCGCGCGGCGGGCTTGCGTGTGCTGGCCTATACGGTGAACGACCCGGCGCGTGCGCAGTTACTCGCGCAATGGGGCGTCGACATGATTTGTACAGATCGCATCGATACACTGCACCACGACATGTTCGCCGCGCCGGCGAATCCGCGCTAG
- a CDS encoding ATP-binding protein, producing the protein MKRAAASSSSAPLTPAPPADESRAGGASPYATINDPLRPDLANVTRRLLILFALVAGLAAACWLTYSIAWQRGIDNLRYNASVRVDRTTNALKSTLERYESLPYLLAEHPIVQDVLVDPTPANVRRANLYLEDLNRHARATVTYIIPLDGFCVAASNWDGPQSFIGAGYQFRPYFLDAVKGGVGRFFGIGTISQAPGYYISQPVRRDGKIVGVAVVKLDLEWFQGSDATEPLVVADDHGVIFLSSVPAWKYHTIRPLSGPVADSIYQARQYAQQPIAPLPVTIERTLEGNAQIVRIGGGRYAPRYLASRRGMGEPDWHLLTMSPVSPVDADARYATIITAFGYVSLVLFAFYWRMRRARVREVMRSRAMLQKAYAELNQRVAERTADLSEANEQLHKEVAERTRAEQELRAAHDELIQASKLAALGQMAAGITHELNQPLAALRGFSDNTRVFLERGDHASARENLEAIAALTERMGKITNQLKLFVGRARPRSARAPIVRALRNVVALLQKRLQGVEIGYVLVDAESGTRTPLSLADDYPDLIAHCDDLRLEQVLINLLGNALDATAGLTPPRIGIEIDVSATTLAFAVGDNGPGIPDDVLPRLFEPFFTTKEMGQGLGLGLAISSSIARDCGGALVARNAPDGGALFVLTLRRAHVQTNPTSDPLIAGS; encoded by the coding sequence ATGAAACGGGCGGCCGCGTCTTCAAGCTCCGCGCCTCTCACCCCCGCGCCGCCGGCCGACGAAAGTCGCGCCGGCGGCGCTTCGCCTTATGCCACAATAAACGATCCTCTTCGACCGGATCTCGCCAACGTGACGCGCCGCCTGCTGATCCTCTTCGCGCTCGTCGCCGGGCTCGCGGCGGCGTGCTGGCTCACGTACAGCATTGCGTGGCAACGCGGCATCGACAATTTGCGGTACAACGCGTCGGTGCGGGTCGATCGCACCACCAACGCGCTGAAGAGCACGCTCGAACGCTACGAGTCGTTGCCGTACCTGCTTGCCGAACATCCGATCGTGCAGGACGTGCTGGTCGATCCGACGCCGGCCAACGTGCGGCGCGCCAATCTCTATCTGGAAGACCTCAATCGCCACGCGCGCGCCACGGTCACCTACATCATTCCGCTCGACGGTTTTTGCGTCGCCGCCAGCAACTGGGACGGGCCGCAGAGTTTCATCGGCGCGGGCTATCAGTTCCGGCCGTATTTCCTTGATGCGGTGAAGGGCGGCGTGGGCCGCTTCTTCGGCATCGGCACGATTTCACAGGCGCCGGGTTACTACATTTCGCAGCCGGTGCGGCGTGACGGCAAGATCGTCGGCGTGGCGGTCGTCAAACTCGATCTCGAATGGTTTCAGGGCTCGGATGCGACCGAGCCGCTGGTCGTCGCGGACGATCACGGTGTGATCTTTCTGTCGTCGGTGCCCGCGTGGAAATATCACACGATCCGGCCGCTCTCCGGCCCGGTCGCGGATTCGATCTATCAGGCGCGTCAATACGCGCAGCAGCCGATCGCACCGCTGCCGGTCACGATCGAACGCACGCTGGAAGGCAACGCGCAGATCGTGCGGATCGGCGGCGGCCGCTACGCGCCGCGCTATCTGGCGTCGCGTCGCGGCATGGGCGAGCCGGACTGGCATCTGCTGACGATGTCGCCCGTCAGTCCGGTGGATGCCGACGCGCGCTACGCGACGATCATCACCGCGTTCGGTTACGTGTCGCTGGTGTTGTTCGCGTTCTACTGGCGCATGCGGCGCGCGCGCGTGCGCGAGGTGATGCGTAGCCGCGCGATGTTGCAGAAGGCGTATGCGGAGCTGAACCAGCGTGTCGCCGAACGCACCGCCGACCTGTCCGAGGCGAACGAACAATTGCACAAGGAAGTGGCGGAGCGCACACGCGCCGAGCAGGAGTTGCGCGCCGCGCACGACGAACTGATCCAGGCCAGCAAGCTCGCCGCGCTGGGCCAGATGGCGGCCGGCATCACGCACGAGCTGAATCAGCCGCTCGCCGCGTTGCGTGGCTTCTCCGACAACACGCGCGTGTTTCTCGAACGCGGCGACCATGCATCGGCGCGGGAAAATCTCGAAGCGATCGCGGCGCTCACCGAGCGCATGGGCAAGATCACCAATCAGTTGAAGCTGTTCGTCGGACGGGCGCGGCCGCGCAGCGCGCGCGCGCCGATCGTGCGGGCGCTGCGCAATGTGGTCGCGCTGCTGCAAAAGCGTCTGCAAGGTGTCGAGATCGGCTATGTGCTGGTCGATGCGGAAAGCGGCACCCGTACGCCGCTCAGTCTCGCCGACGACTACCCCGATCTGATCGCGCATTGCGACGATCTGCGTCTCGAGCAGGTGCTGATCAACCTGCTCGGCAATGCGCTCGACGCGACCGCCGGTTTGACGCCGCCGCGCATCGGCATCGAGATCGACGTGTCGGCGACGACGCTGGCGTTCGCCGTCGGCGACAACGGCCCCGGCATTCCCGACGACGTACTGCCGCGTCTGTTCGAGCCGTTCTTCACGACGAAGGAAATGGGCCAGGGGCTCGGTCTCGGGCTGGCGATCTCGTCGTCGATCGCGCGCGATTGCGGCGGTGCGCTGGTTGCACGCAACGCGCCGGACGGCGGCGCGCTCTTCGTGCTGACGCTGCGGCGCGCGCACGTGCAGACGAACCCCACTTCGGACCCGCTGATCGCGGGTTCATGA
- a CDS encoding TlpA disulfide reductase family protein encodes MSSTPSTTVKRANPLRYVIAAVVVIAIAVAGYFAFAGQQRVPDATFTLLSGQKVSTADLKGKVYLVNFWATSCDTCMKEMPQMVQTYNRFKGQGLEFVAVAMNYDAPMYVTNYTQTRQLPFKVAMDDGSAAKQFGNVQLTPTTFLVDKDGKILKRYVGEPQFAELDQLLEKALNKA; translated from the coding sequence ATGAGCTCCACTCCGTCCACTACCGTCAAGCGCGCGAATCCGCTGCGCTACGTGATCGCTGCCGTCGTCGTGATCGCGATCGCCGTCGCCGGTTATTTCGCGTTTGCCGGCCAGCAGCGTGTGCCGGATGCGACCTTCACGCTGCTGTCGGGCCAGAAGGTCTCCACCGCCGATCTGAAGGGCAAGGTTTATCTGGTCAACTTCTGGGCGACCAGCTGCGACACCTGCATGAAGGAAATGCCGCAGATGGTCCAGACCTATAACCGCTTCAAGGGCCAGGGTCTCGAATTCGTCGCGGTCGCCATGAACTACGATGCGCCCATGTACGTGACCAACTACACGCAAACCCGTCAGTTGCCGTTCAAGGTCGCGATGGACGACGGTTCGGCCGCGAAGCAGTTCGGCAACGTGCAGCTCACGCCGACCACCTTCCTCGTCGACAAGGACGGCAAGATTCTCAAGCGCTATGTCGGCGAGCCTCAGTTCGCGGAACTCGACCAGTTGCTGGAAAAGGCACTGAACAAGGCTTGA
- a CDS encoding sigma-54 dependent transcriptional regulator, whose amino-acid sequence MNHGLQVLYIEDDELVRRASVQSLQLAGFDVIGHASAESAAKTISADFAGVVVSDIRLPGASGLDVLAQWHERAPDVPVILVTGHGDISMAVQAMRDGAYDFIEKPFASERLIETVRRALERRKLVLENLALRRELAEQNTVAPRIIGRSPAIEQVRRLIANVAPTDASVLINGDTGAGKELIARSLHELSPRRDKPFIAVNCGALPEPMFESEMFGYEPGAFTGAAKRRIGKLEHASGGTLFLDEIESMPLALQVKLLRVLQDGVLERLGSNQPIRVNCRVVAAAKGDMAEHVADGSFRRDLLYRLNVVTIALPPLGERREDIVPLFEHFLLDAAVRYQRSAPILTDRQRAGLMQRDWPGNVRELRNAADRFVLGVADDPVMSFSDDGASAQPLKERVEQFERAVIAEALEQTGGVVAVAADRLQLGKATLYEKIKRYGLAAKGEGER is encoded by the coding sequence ATGAATCACGGCCTGCAGGTGCTGTATATCGAAGACGACGAACTCGTGCGGCGCGCCAGCGTGCAGAGTCTGCAACTGGCGGGCTTCGACGTGATCGGGCATGCATCGGCGGAATCCGCGGCGAAGACGATCAGCGCGGACTTCGCGGGCGTGGTGGTGAGCGACATCCGTCTGCCGGGAGCAAGCGGACTCGACGTGCTTGCGCAGTGGCACGAACGCGCGCCCGACGTGCCGGTGATTCTGGTGACGGGACACGGCGACATTTCGATGGCCGTGCAGGCGATGCGCGACGGCGCGTACGACTTCATCGAGAAGCCGTTCGCGTCGGAGCGTTTGATCGAAACCGTGCGGCGTGCGCTGGAGCGTCGCAAGCTGGTGCTCGAAAATCTCGCGCTGCGCCGCGAGCTGGCGGAACAGAATACGGTGGCGCCGCGCATCATCGGGCGGAGTCCAGCGATCGAGCAGGTGCGGCGGCTGATCGCCAACGTCGCGCCGACCGACGCGTCCGTGCTGATCAACGGCGACACTGGCGCGGGCAAGGAGTTGATCGCGCGCAGTCTGCACGAGTTGTCGCCGCGGCGTGACAAGCCGTTTATCGCGGTGAATTGCGGCGCGCTGCCGGAACCGATGTTCGAGTCGGAGATGTTCGGCTACGAGCCCGGCGCGTTCACCGGCGCGGCAAAACGCCGTATCGGCAAGCTCGAACATGCGTCGGGCGGCACGCTGTTTCTCGACGAGATCGAAAGCATGCCGCTCGCGTTGCAGGTCAAGCTGCTGCGCGTGCTGCAGGACGGCGTGCTGGAGCGGCTGGGCTCGAACCAGCCGATCCGCGTGAATTGCCGCGTGGTCGCGGCCGCCAAGGGCGACATGGCCGAGCACGTCGCGGACGGCTCGTTCCGGCGTGACCTGTTGTACCGGCTCAACGTGGTGACGATCGCGCTGCCGCCGTTGGGCGAGCGCCGTGAGGACATCGTGCCGTTGTTCGAGCATTTCCTGCTGGACGCGGCCGTGCGTTATCAACGGTCCGCGCCGATTCTCACGGATCGTCAGCGCGCCGGCCTGATGCAGCGCGACTGGCCCGGCAACGTGCGGGAATTGCGCAATGCCGCCGATCGCTTCGTGCTCGGCGTCGCCGACGATCCCGTGATGTCGTTCTCGGACGATGGCGCGAGCGCACAGCCCTTGAAGGAACGCGTCGAGCAATTCGAGCGGGCGGTGATCGCGGAGGCGCTGGAGCAAACCGGCGGCGTGGTCGCGGTCGCGGCGGACCGGCTTCAACTGGGCAAGGCGACGCTGTACGAGAAGATCAAGCGTTATGGCCTCGCGGCCAAAGGGGAAGGGGAGCGCTAA
- a CDS encoding ABC transporter permease, producing the protein MKSQSRVGAWTAMVVGSLYFLIPLIATFEFSLRMKRGSYSFEAYSVVLSDPRFQASFGYSILMALLTIVVGVLLVVPTAYWVQLRLPKLRPIVEFITLLPLVVPAIVIVFGYLRIYNSSSILPLTGNERATDLLLVFGYVTLSLPYMYRSVDAGLRAVDVRSLTEAAECLGANWPTILFKVIFPNIRSGILSGAFLTFAVVIGEFTFASLLDRPAFGPYLQLIGANRAYEPSALAIIAFVITWASMGLIQVFGSARAMSGQKV; encoded by the coding sequence ATGAAAAGCCAATCGCGTGTAGGCGCGTGGACCGCGATGGTCGTCGGTTCGCTGTATTTCCTGATTCCGCTGATCGCGACGTTCGAGTTCAGCCTGCGCATGAAGCGCGGCTCGTACAGCTTCGAGGCGTACAGCGTGGTGTTGAGCGATCCGCGCTTTCAGGCTTCGTTCGGCTACTCGATCCTGATGGCGCTGCTGACGATCGTCGTCGGCGTGCTGCTGGTGGTGCCGACCGCTTACTGGGTGCAATTGCGCTTGCCGAAGCTGCGTCCGATCGTCGAATTCATCACGCTTCTGCCGCTGGTGGTGCCGGCCATCGTGATCGTGTTCGGCTATCTGCGCATCTACAACAGCAGCTCGATCCTGCCGCTCACCGGCAACGAGCGCGCCACGGATCTGCTGCTGGTGTTCGGCTACGTGACCTTGTCGTTGCCGTACATGTACCGCTCGGTCGATGCCGGTCTGCGCGCTGTCGATGTCCGTTCGCTCACCGAAGCGGCCGAATGCCTGGGTGCGAACTGGCCGACCATTCTGTTCAAGGTGATCTTTCCGAACATCCGCTCGGGCATCCTGTCCGGCGCGTTTCTCACCTTTGCGGTGGTGATCGGCGAGTTCACGTTCGCGAGCCTGCTCGACCGGCCGGCGTTCGGTCCGTATCTGCAGTTGATCGGCGCGAACCGCGCTTACGAGCCGTCCGCGCTCGCGATCATCGCGTTCGTGATCACGTGGGCGTCGATGGGATTGATCCAGGTATTCGGCTCGGCCCGCGCGATGAGCGGCCAGAAAGTTTGA
- a CDS encoding dicarboxylate/amino acid:cation symporter, producing MKKPIHKVLYVQVIVAIIIGIALGHYYPNLAVDMKPLGDGFIKLIKMVIGPIIFCTVVTGIAGMEDMKKVGRVGGKALLYFEIVSTFALVLGLIATHVLKPGVGFNIDPATLDGKAVASYAAKAHGQTTVDFLMHIIPDTLSSAFAQGEILQILLIALLFGAVLATAGEKGKVVTNFIEGLSHILFGIVRIITKLAPIGAFGAMAFTIGKYGIGSLLPMLKLIGTFYLTSIVFVVVVLGIIARAVGFNILRFVAYIKEEMLIVLGTSSSEAALPQLMLKLEKLGCSRSVVGLVVPTGYSFNLDGTNIYMTMAVLFIAQATNTDLTWTQQLTLLAVTMLTSKGASGVTGAGFITLAATLAVVPTIPLSGMVLILGIDRFMSECRALTNIVGNGVATVVVSAWEKELDRNKLNAALRGDVPVKEPAGA from the coding sequence GTGAAGAAACCTATCCACAAAGTGCTGTACGTCCAGGTGATCGTGGCGATCATCATCGGCATTGCGCTCGGACATTACTATCCGAACCTCGCGGTCGACATGAAGCCGCTCGGCGACGGCTTCATCAAGCTGATCAAGATGGTGATCGGGCCGATCATCTTCTGCACGGTGGTGACGGGTATCGCCGGCATGGAGGATATGAAGAAGGTCGGACGCGTCGGCGGCAAGGCGCTGCTGTACTTCGAGATCGTGTCGACCTTCGCGCTGGTGCTCGGCCTGATCGCGACACACGTGCTCAAGCCCGGCGTCGGCTTCAACATCGACCCGGCCACGCTCGACGGCAAGGCGGTCGCGTCGTACGCGGCGAAGGCGCACGGCCAGACGACCGTGGACTTCCTGATGCACATCATTCCGGACACGTTGTCGTCGGCGTTCGCGCAGGGCGAAATCCTGCAGATCCTGCTGATCGCGTTGCTGTTCGGCGCGGTGCTCGCGACGGCCGGCGAGAAGGGCAAGGTCGTGACGAACTTCATCGAAGGGCTTTCGCACATCCTGTTCGGCATCGTGCGCATCATCACGAAGCTCGCGCCGATCGGCGCGTTCGGCGCGATGGCCTTCACGATCGGCAAGTACGGCATCGGCTCGCTGCTGCCGATGCTGAAACTGATCGGCACGTTCTATCTGACTTCGATCGTGTTCGTGGTGGTGGTGCTCGGCATCATCGCGCGGGCGGTGGGCTTCAACATCCTGCGCTTCGTCGCGTACATCAAGGAAGAGATGCTGATCGTGCTGGGCACGAGCTCGTCGGAAGCCGCGCTGCCGCAACTGATGCTCAAGCTCGAAAAGCTCGGCTGCTCGCGCTCGGTGGTGGGACTTGTCGTGCCGACCGGCTATTCGTTCAATCTCGACGGCACCAACATCTACATGACGATGGCCGTGCTGTTCATCGCACAAGCCACCAATACGGATCTCACGTGGACGCAGCAGCTCACGCTGCTGGCCGTCACGATGCTGACCTCCAAGGGGGCGAGCGGCGTGACGGGCGCGGGCTTCATCACGCTCGCCGCGACCCTGGCCGTGGTGCCGACCATTCCGCTGTCGGGCATGGTGCTGATTCTTGGCATCGACCGCTTCATGAGCGAATGCCGTGCGCTGACCAACATCGTCGGCAACGGCGTGGCGACCGTCGTGGTGTCGGCGTGGGAAAAGGAACTGGACCGCAACAAGCTGAATGCCGCGTTGCGTGGCGACGTGCCGGTCAAAGAACCGGCCGGCGCCTGA
- a CDS encoding DeoR/GlpR family DNA-binding transcription regulator: MWQEDRHQRIRALLSTLQRVSTERIMADLGVSRETVRRDLLDLEALGELRRVHGGAIKPADEAPIAERAHMRVKSKTAIAKAATGLIASGQTLFIDAGTTTATLAEELAKLANLTIVTNSIDVALKMRGGVEQTDAANEVILLGGSISDRAMATTGATTVLDIQRYRADLALLSPVGVDHRHGATNYDHAETEVARAMVANADRVVILADYSKIGQRSRISYCPVERIDVLVTNKKAAEAAEFASLKKKVEEIVLA, encoded by the coding sequence ATGTGGCAGGAAGACCGTCATCAGAGAATTCGCGCGTTGCTGTCCACGCTGCAACGCGTGTCGACCGAACGGATCATGGCGGACCTCGGGGTGTCGCGCGAAACCGTGCGGCGCGATCTGCTCGATCTCGAAGCGCTGGGTGAACTGCGGCGCGTGCACGGCGGCGCGATCAAGCCCGCCGACGAAGCGCCGATCGCCGAGCGCGCGCATATGCGCGTCAAGTCGAAGACGGCCATCGCGAAGGCAGCGACCGGGTTGATCGCGAGCGGCCAGACGCTGTTCATCGACGCGGGCACCACGACCGCGACCCTCGCCGAAGAACTGGCGAAGCTCGCGAATCTGACCATCGTCACCAACTCGATCGACGTCGCGTTGAAGATGCGCGGCGGCGTCGAACAAACGGATGCCGCCAACGAGGTGATCCTGCTCGGCGGTTCGATCAGCGACCGCGCGATGGCCACCACCGGCGCGACGACCGTGCTCGACATCCAGCGCTATCGCGCAGACCTCGCGTTGCTGTCGCCGGTCGGCGTCGATCATCGGCATGGCGCGACGAATTACGACCACGCCGAAACCGAAGTCGCGCGCGCGATGGTGGCCAACGCGGACCGTGTGGTGATCCTCGCCGACTACAGCAAGATCGGTCAGCGCAGCCGCATTTCGTATTGCCCGGTAGAGCGGATCGACGTGCTCGTGACCAATAAAAAAGCGGCCGAAGCCGCCGAGTTTGCGTCGCTGAAGAAGAAGGTGGAAGAGATCGTTCTGGCCTAG
- a CDS encoding ABC transporter permease subunit, with protein MSASSDAGSVQPELVVPPVPTPTPRVDGPGRASQLLAWIGVVPFFTFALLFLILPTGFLMVGAFQDAQGHFTLANFRDLLQPSVLDAYWISFKVSAASSFGGAVIGSLLAWAAVQGKLPGWIRPTLLTFSGVASNFAGVPLAFAFICTLGRVGLVTVLLKKYLGFNLYSTGFSILSFSGLTLTYLYFQIPLMVLIVTPALDGLKREWREACDCLGGTSYQYWRYVALPVLWPSVLGAALLLFANSFGAVATAYALTGSSLNIVTILLYAQIRGDVMHNQNLGYALALGMVLVTGLSNGGYIWLRSRAERGRR; from the coding sequence ATGAGCGCTTCATCGGATGCAGGATCGGTGCAGCCGGAATTGGTGGTTCCGCCTGTGCCCACCCCCACGCCGCGCGTCGACGGTCCCGGCCGCGCATCGCAGCTGCTGGCGTGGATCGGCGTGGTGCCGTTTTTCACCTTCGCGCTGCTGTTCCTGATTCTGCCGACCGGCTTCCTGATGGTCGGCGCGTTCCAGGACGCGCAGGGTCATTTCACGCTGGCCAATTTCCGCGATCTGTTGCAGCCGTCCGTGCTGGACGCGTACTGGATCAGTTTCAAGGTGAGCGCCGCGTCGTCGTTCGGCGGCGCCGTGATCGGCTCGCTGCTCGCATGGGCGGCGGTGCAGGGCAAGCTGCCGGGCTGGATTCGCCCGACCTTGCTGACGTTTTCCGGCGTCGCGTCGAACTTTGCCGGCGTGCCGCTCGCGTTCGCTTTCATCTGCACATTGGGACGGGTCGGGCTCGTCACCGTGCTGCTGAAAAAGTACCTCGGCTTCAATCTGTATTCGACCGGGTTCAGCATTCTGAGCTTTTCCGGCCTGACGCTGACCTATCTGTACTTCCAGATTCCGTTGATGGTGCTGATCGTCACGCCCGCGCTCGACGGCCTGAAGCGCGAATGGCGCGAAGCCTGTGATTGTCTGGGCGGCACCTCGTATCAATACTGGCGTTACGTCGCGCTGCCTGTGCTGTGGCCGAGCGTGCTCGGCGCGGCGCTGCTGCTGTTCGCCAATTCGTTCGGCGCGGTCGCCACGGCCTACGCGCTGACCGGCAGCTCGCTGAACATCGTGACGATCCTGCTGTATGCGCAGATTCGCGGCGACGTGATGCACAACCAGAACCTCGGCTACGCGCTCGCGCTCGGCATGGTGCTCGTGACCGGACTGTCGAACGGCGGCTATATCTGGCTGCGCTCGCGCGCCGAAAGGGGACGCCGATGA